The genomic DNA AGGCGGAGTACGCGATCGAGGCCGCCGACGCGGTCGTCTTCGTCGTCGACTCGACCGTCGGCGCGACCGACACCGACGAGGCCGTCGTCAAGCTGCTGCGCCGGGCCGGCAAGCCCGTCGTGCTGTGCGCCAACAAGGTCGACGGCCAGAGCGGCGAGGCCGACGCCACCGCGCTCTGGTCGCTCGGTCTCGGCGAGCCGCACCCGGTCTCCTCGCTGCACGGCCGTGGCACCGGCGACCTGCTCGACGCCGTCCTCGAAGCACTGCCCGAGGCCCCGGCGCAGCGCTTCGGCACCGCGCTCGGCGGCCCGCGCCGCATCGCCCTCATCGGCCGTCCGAATGTCGGCAAGTCGTCGCTGCTGAACAAGGTGGCGAACGAGGACCGGGTCGTCGTCAACGAAATGGCCGGCACCACCCGTGACCCGGTCGACGAGCTGATCCAGCTCGGCGGCATCACCTGGAAGTTCATCGACACGGCCGGTATCCGCCGCCGCGTCCACCTCCAGGAGGGCGCCGACTACTACGCCTCGTTGCGTACCGCTGCCGCCGTCGAGAAGGCCGAGGTCGCCGTCGTCCTGATCGACGCCAGCGAGTCCATCAGCGTCCAGGACCAGCGCATCGTCACCATGGCCGTGGAGGCCGGGCGCGCGCTCGTGGTCGCGTACAACAAGTGGGACACCCTCGACGAGGAGCGCCGCTACTACCTGGAGCGCGAGATCGAGACGGAGCTCGCGCAGATCGCGTGGGCCCCCCGAGTGAACGTCTCGGCCCTCACCGGCCGCCACATGGAGAAGCTGGTCCCGGCGATCGAGACCGCGATCGAGGGCTGGGAGACCCGGATCCCGACCGGCCGGCTGAACGCCTTCCTCGGTGAGATCGTGGCCTCCCACCCGCACCCGGTCCGCGGCGGCAAGCAGCCCCGCATCCTCTTCGGCACCCAGGCCGGCACCAAGCCGCCGCGGTTCGTGCTGTTCTCCTCCGGCTTCCTCGAGCACGGCTACCGCCGCTTCGTCGAGCGCCGGCTGCGCGAGGAGTTCGGCTTCGAGGGCACCCCGATCCACATCTCGGTGCGGGTCCGCGAGAAGCGCGGCCGCAAGAAGTGACGCGGGCCTGATCCGCTCCGTCCCGGCCATGGCGCCGGACATGACGAAGCCCCGTACCGTCCCTGCTGTGAACGGTGCGGGGCTTCGTCGTGCCAGGGCCTCGCCGTGCGGTCAGGCTCCCCGGGATCCCGGGGGCAGTGCGGCCGGCTGGGGACGCCCGGCGTGCCGGCCGACCCGCTGCCAGGAACCGAGGTTTCCGGTGTGCGTGCCCGAGCCGGAGTGGCCCATGTGGCTGGAGTGGCCCGAGTGGCCGCTCAGCGGGGCCCGGCTGCCGAACATGCCGGTCCCGAACGCCACGAAGCCCAGGTTCTCCTCGCCGCTCCGATCACCTGGCAGCGCCCGGAACGACCGGCGGTACTCGGAGTACAGCGCGTCGTAGATCGGGGTATGGGTCTGACCGCCCGAGCGGTCCTGCGGCGGACGCATGGCAGGGATCGGGCTCGGGCGCTGGTGGGAGGGGTCGTATGAGTGCACGTATGTGCCAACGACCCCATCGGCCGTCGGATGCGGGCCCGGCGGAGAAATCGCTGTTCGCCGGGGGTGCGAGGAGCGTACGGACATGATCAGGTCCCGGCCAGCGGCATCGCGGCCGCGACCAGGAGGCCGCTCGCCGCGGCCTTCTCCAGCGCGTCGCGCAGCAGGTCCTCGCGGGGCTGCTGGCCGATCGATCCCACCGGAGCGGCGAAGACGAGCACGGTCTGGGACTTGTTGGCCGCGGCCCGCCAGCCATCGGTGACCTGCAGCGGTGCGTGGGCCTGCCACCAGGCGACCGGGGCGCCGCCGCCCGTCCCGGGCTGGAGCACGGCGTGCAGCTGGCCCATGGCGAGCAGGATCGACCAGCCGTGCAGCACCGCGGGCACCTGGTCCATCCGGTGGACCGGGTGGAAGCCCTGCTCCAGCAGGAGCTGCAGGAACTCGTCGCCCCCGCTGCCGTAGGTGCCGGGGCGGGTGATCGCGCCGGTCGGCTCGACGACCAGCGCCGGGTGGAGCTCGTCGTCGATCAGGACGAGTCCGCTGGTGATGCCCAGGACGGCCTGCTCGGGCATGAGGCCCTGCGGGGTCTCCGGCTCGTTGCCGGTGATGCTGCGCACGGCGCCCTGCAGCTGCTCCTCGGAGACCTGGACGACCTGGGAGGGGATGCAGGTCGCGTGGGCGAAGGCGAGCACGGCGGTCTCGTCGCCGACGAACAGCACCGTGCTGGTGCGCTCCTGCTCCGAGTCGCCCGGGGTGCGGCAGGAGGTGCAGTCGTAGCTGCCTGGGGCGTTGTCGCCGACGAGCAGCCGATCGGCTTCGGCGTCGCCGATCTCGGCGCGTACGTCCTCGCTGACGTCGAGCATGCGCGGCACGGGTGGCTCCTCGAACTCGGTGCGTGCGCCGGGCGGTTCCCGGCTCATGAACAGACAACGGGTGAGCTGCGGCCGGGGTCACGCGGGAAAGGGAACGGAATCGAACCATCCGACGCGGAGGGTGAATCGGGGGACCGATGGGTTTACTCCCGGTCGATACCCGCTGATCGAACCCGCATCGGCGAGACCGGGCGGGGAGGGGTGGATACGACGACAGGTCGACAAATCAGGAAATCAGAGCACGTATCCAGTGGCTGAAAAGCGTCCATGTGTCCTGTGAAACGGCAGCCGGTTCTCACCGTCACCCCAGGCGCAACCCGCAGCACATCGGTCGAATCGGGGGAACGGTGCCTCGTGCAGGGGGTCATCCGTGCGACGTCCCACCCCGCCGGTGCGCCGGCGGAGGAGCGTGACAACGGGATCGTGGCGGCTTTCCGTCACCGTGACGACCTCGCGCCGGGCGCCCTGCTCGGTCGGTGACGACCTCTGCGCCCGGCTGGAGCCGGGCACCGCGGCAGGCCGATCCGGATCGCGGACGGTAGCTGTCCGCAACCGCTGGCAGACTCGTCCCATGTTGGAGACCTCGGCACGACTGCTGCGCCTGCTCTCACTCCTGCAGGCCCACCGGGACT from Streptomyces sp. NBC_01707 includes the following:
- the der gene encoding ribosome biogenesis GTPase Der — protein: MNDQIHSDGSDHEHGALGDAEYAEFMELAAQEGFDVEDVEGAIDEMGHGPLPVLAVVGRPNVGKSTLVNRIIGRREAVVEDKPGVTRDRVTYEAEWAGRRFKVVDTGGWEQDVLGIDASVAAQAEYAIEAADAVVFVVDSTVGATDTDEAVVKLLRRAGKPVVLCANKVDGQSGEADATALWSLGLGEPHPVSSLHGRGTGDLLDAVLEALPEAPAQRFGTALGGPRRIALIGRPNVGKSSLLNKVANEDRVVVNEMAGTTRDPVDELIQLGGITWKFIDTAGIRRRVHLQEGADYYASLRTAAAVEKAEVAVVLIDASESISVQDQRIVTMAVEAGRALVVAYNKWDTLDEERRYYLEREIETELAQIAWAPRVNVSALTGRHMEKLVPAIETAIEGWETRIPTGRLNAFLGEIVASHPHPVRGGKQPRILFGTQAGTKPPRFVLFSSGFLEHGYRRFVERRLREEFGFEGTPIHISVRVREKRGRKK